Proteins from a single region of Gambusia affinis linkage group LG12, SWU_Gaff_1.0, whole genome shotgun sequence:
- the LOC122840821 gene encoding uncharacterized protein LOC122840821, whose product MEGGAWSRKWKTITAALLLCSLALGLTFLSWLGLTKALKVERSSEVEDAMFNGKEFKSALSVAVGPNMGLNASIQADTNETGVTTGDEWHTSNSSLHCGPSKMKFKVMGLGAAELQLDIGNSEYVPLSQVPEACGILVNQTKLGLVLLVRYDSCTVLQENGMYILTMRWRESGINITCAMFPMAEVNTTEHALPLKDNLPLKSLSLHRMRRHLRWRPMYFPCSPYRRYPLCLYTPPPTITTTTPPPTTATAVTARPIYKNPYFWKKLFALYPLYSRYLKEQNHPLQSYYHAYRYPGWQMYPQAMPTPQVANHPFYQFFMDYITPAMPTATANMPSSYCPYARRTGPFDRLFFAPRMSFGNPEMPEDQQTASPQISPGYQSPANPDSFWESFPLLYHTASQDDPHLDWEDLTPR is encoded by the exons ATGGAAGGTGGTGCATGGagtagaaaatggaaaacaataacTGCTGCACTGCTCTTGTGTTCTTTAGCACTTGGTCTAACATTTTTGAGCTGGCTAGGATTGACTAAAGCACTTAAAGTGGAGAGAAGTTCTGAAGTGGAAGATGCTATGTTTAATGGAAAAGAGTTCAAGTCAGCTCTTTCTGTGGCTGTTGGCCCAAATATGGGATTAAATGCCTCAATCCAAGCTGACACCAATG AAACTGGCGTGACTACGGGAGATGAATGGCACACCTCTAACTCTTCGCTTCACTGTGGCCCCAGCAAAATGAAATTCAAAGTGATGGGCCTGGGTGCTGCTGAGCTACAACTGGACATCG GCAACTCAGAATATGTACCGCTTAGCCAGGTGCCTGAAGCTTGTGGCATCTTGGTGAACCAGACGAAACTTGGACTTGTTCTACTTGTTCGTTATGATAGCTGTACAGTTTTACAAGAG AATGGGATGTACATCCTCACGATGAGATGGAGGGAGAGTGGCATTAATATAACCTGCGCCATGTTTCCAATGGCTGAGGTGAACACAACAGAGCATGCTCTTCCTTTAAAGGATAATTTGCCTCTCAAGTCTCTAAGCCTTCATCGTATGAGACGCCATTTAAGATGGCGTCCCATGTATTTTCCTTGTAGTCCATATAGACGTTATCCACTCTGCCTGTATACCCCACCACCTACAATTACGACCACTACGCCTCCTCCCACCACGGCCACTGCTGTCACAGCTCGTCCAATTTATAAAAATCCCTACTTCTGGAAAAAACTCTTTGCACTCTACCCACTGTATTCTCGCTACCTTAAAGAGCAGAATCATCCCCTGCAATCTTATTACCATGCTTATAGATATCCAGGATGGCAAATGTATCCCCAAGCAATGCCGACGCCTCAGGTAGCTAACCACCCCTTCTACCAATTCTTCATGGATTACATTACTCCCGCTATGCCAACAGCTACAGCCAACATGCCAAGCAGTTACTGCCCATATGCTAGAAGGACTGGTCCTTTTGACAGGCTGTTTTTTGCTCCAAGAATGTCATTTGGAAATCCTGAAATGCCAGAGGACCAGCAGACTGCGTCTCCACAGATCAGCCCTGGATACCAAAGTCCAGCAAATCCTGACTCTTTCTGGGAGTCATTCCCTTTGCTTTATCACACTGCAAGCCAAGATGATCCACACCTTGACTGGGAAGACTTGACTCCTAGATAA